CGAATACGTAAGTGCTTCAAACTTGCATTCTTACTAATGGCTACCAGGGACGGGGGACTCCTTTGCAAAAGAAGCACTGTGGCATTGAGGTCCATGATGTTACAACTCGCTCCAGGGAAAGCCTGGTGCAACGACCTTTCCTGTTCAAAGTTCTCCTTGACAGAATATGAAAATTTGACAGAGAACACGCTGCCTGTCAATCATCCATTCAGTCTTCAGCAGAGCTCACCTGCAGCATATTGCACACATGCAACACAgcacggagagagagacacaacaacacaactggTTTTATTAACATTTAACTGAAACCACAGTCTGGCACTTAACCACACGCAGCACTCAGGGTGCTAGACCCGCCCTCTCGACGCCTGCGCTTTGTACTTGTCCATCAGACGTGTCAAACAATTTTTATATGACATTGAATTTAGACCAGTTGAAATCAATGATTGATTGTAGAACAGTTCATGTATCTGTTTCCTAACCACTGACACACAATTCAGTACACTTTTCGCCTCTTCATGCCTTTctaaaaaatgtacacaaaatgAGGGCATATTTCTGACTGCAGCTTGATTGATATGTAATGCAAAGCTGATGCACGGGTCATCCTGTCACACGCTCTTTCAGTTTGCGCTCAcactcaagcacacacacagtgtgttctGCCAGGGTTCCTACCTGAGAAGCATCTCAAATACTCTCAAACATCCATCAATGAAAGagtcaaagacacacaaaaaggatGTATTCTTGAGGCttcctgtatgtgtgtttgtgtgtgggcgAGCCGTGTAGAATCTGAAAACATGGTCACGCTTAAGGAGCCCTCTTTCACTCTGTAGTGGTGATAACATGTATGTGGCCTCATGTTTCACTAGTTGCAAATATTGAAGAGCAGGAAGAAACGAATGCAATGAATCCAGCTAATTAATGGGAATCATGGTTCAGTGTTAATGTGTTAAAGACAAATTATTTGGAGATGACTTTTTGTATACATCAATGGAATCATATGAGCCTGCAGCATGTTGATGTTCTTTTTCTTGCTCGTCGGCCTCTTCTCACTCAGTCCCCTGTGAATATAACTTATAGACACCTGCTGATCGCCATTActgtaggagagagagagagagagagagagtggggggggggcgggcttgGGCACTTTATAGCATATCTCAAGATTCACAGTGTAACTCCATTGCGTcaatttttattgtattgtatatttcATTGTATTCATGGTAATCGAGTGATAAAAAACCTCACCAGTTCTCAATAGTATCTAAATGTTGCtacaatggaagaaaaaaagatggggaatgcaattcagaggaatggaatacacacacacacacacacacacacacacacacacaatgcataaTGTCCTACTGCTTTGTTGATGTAAGAGGAGTGGAAACAGATAATCACAGCAGCCTTTGCTGATGCAATGAAACAACTAAAGCACCTGCTCAACTATtcaccaatgacagtgtttccctGTTTGTCTCTATATATAATTAACTCTCCTTTGAAAAGACTGGGAAATACATTGCCTGGCCTTTGTCATGCTTTATGTAGCAGACAtctaaacagaaagaaaaacccCATTAACTAAAACCTGATCGATGCGAGTGACAGTTATGATCAAGAGTGCTCTATCTTTGTGTAGCGTTAAGTACATGAAACCTGTCCACCTCTGACGCCTTTGCTAAGTGTGAGTTCCGGTTCCTGTTGACATTCTGCAGAGTGTGTGAGTCATTCCAAGCAAATGaatgtgttattttgttttataaaaataacagccttctgtgacatcatcagctAGGTTTGATGGTCTAAAGGTAAACATGTCATTTCAAGTCAATGACGTTATTCTCTATTTGTTATCACTTGCTTGAATAACTCTAATCACTAATCatcatcaatcaataaatcaatcatCAATCACCATCACTTTGTGTGCATtaccaaaatatttgaatacacgttatatattatttgttgttgtttgtaatgCTCATTATTTAGATTTACTTCACGTAAAGACATGTATAGACATTCTGAATTACGTCCTAAATCTGTGACTGCTTGTATTTTCAGGGTTGCAGGGGAGCAGATCCCAGAAGAAATTGGGTGATAGCAGGTAacacttttatttcacattGAGCACCATTGGAGTTTTATCCTCAAGACCTGTTTATGGTTCCTGATAGCATCCATCGCTTGTGAGAAGGCACTCAGTAGTTCAGAGTCACAATGTGGCTAAAAGGTTTTCCTGCAGTTGAGCATTTCATGTGTGTTTCTTATATTCTGTTTATAACAATAATGAGAAACAAAGTGAGAAAAGTGACTacttataatatatttattagagTTTGTTCCTCAGCATTCTAATTGTTTGGTTCCCACGTTGACTTAATGTCTCTTTGTTCCTCTGACTTACAGCACAAAGCTGAGCTGTGAGCAGCCGAACTAACAACTAACCACTTCCTTTTCTCTGCGCCTCCTCCACAAATACATCGAGGTGTTAAACTTGCAGTCGGTCTTTCTCTGTCTGATGGTCATCATGTTCCACCTGAACCAAGCAGctcttctctccatcacacTGTTCATGATGTGCCAAGTCTCTGCAGGTACAGaggacatttgtgtttgttatttatgtTCATTCTCTACATTTAATTACagattgtatttgtattgattgGTTGTTTCTTTCAATGTTAGATAGTAATGCAGTTGAGCAGAGGAAAATATCGGTGTACAGAGGAGAGTCCGTCACCTTCACCTGCAACGTGTCCAAGACAAAAGTATCGCAAATCCAGTGGACCAAAGACAGATTATcttttgtgtttgaagtctCATCAAATAAGACTGTTTCAAATTTCACTTCACACCGACTGACAATAGACACAAACTTCCCCTCAAAGATGAATATTTCAAACGTTCAGCCTGACGATGCAGGAATCTACAGATGTACTTTATATGAAGAGAAACGCACGAGGAGTATTGAGTGGAATTTAACGGTGTCTGAGGAACATGAAGGTAAGTAGAGCACAAAACAATTCACCTCTACAGACACACTGCATTTCAAACCTCAAACCTAAATTAATTCCTTAATTCCTAATGTTATTTTGTGCAGAATTCAGTTATTTGTGGTTATATATCACAACTGCAACTGGATCTCTTCTAAGTTTCTTCATCACAGCTGTTTGTCTCTACAGGTGAGTAATAGTTTCCATTCATTGCTGTGTGTGGAAAGTGTAGTAGCAGTAATTGTTGTGACAAAAGTTGAAACTGTTTAAAACACAAGTTATTTTCTCTTCATCTTTGTGGACAATGACTTCCTCAGCACCATctgtgcacattgtgtgaaatTGTAGTAGGGTTGCCCGAACTGTTACTGTCACGAATCGggtaggcagaggcaggactcaaacgcataGTTTTGACAACAAAAGGTCATTTTAATTAATCCAAAAATCCGAAATCCAAAAAAACACGGACACTGAAAAACGCAGACACGGACCAGGAACAGGCAAGATGTTCAGGATAGAACATTCACAAACACCAACTACATAAAATGACGCGACAAGGAACAAAGTACACAAAGGGCTTTAACACACTGGGGAGGTGCCGGTGATTTAAAAAGCACTTTAACAACAAAAGTGCTTTTCTCCTAATTTTTTCGGAGAATCTTTCTCATTCCTGATGCAGAGCTGTCGTCTGTTCTGGAAAATGAGGTGGATTTCAATTCCTGACTTATTGGTGTCATCCCATGAAAAATCAAAAATGCCCTTTGTGATGCTCTTGACATTGTGTCCGTCCTGACCTTTGATACAGCAGTTAATAGAATCTCACCGAGTAGCTTAATGCTCTGCTTTAGTCCTCCTACAAACAACACTGTTAACATACGAGGAATACCGACTAGCACATCAAAAATAACCTCCTGTCAAAAACACAGCACAGGGCGTACCTATTAATTATTAGTTATGTTAGGAAGGAGATTTGACCCAGCACACAGAGATCACACAGGACTGATAATCTGTAGAACGAGTTTAATGACGGGGGATTTCAATGGTGGGGACGCCAGAGGGACGGAGGCAGGTGGCACGGCAGGTCAGAGGAGGGACAGCAGAATCTGGACAAAGGAATCAGGGATCAGCACAAGAACAGTATGAATACTCAAAGTCGTGGGGAGCCAGGATACGAAGTCAAGTTACCACACAGGGGTGTATAACGATCTGGCGCTGGAGAAGCAGAAAGCCCGGGTTTAAAATACTGTAGGGGTGAATGGTGGAATGGAGATCAGCTGTGTGGGGACGGTTCTGGATGACTGGCCACGCCTCTTGTAGGTGgagacaaacagcacagacagacacaccgggGAAAAGGaaggtacaaacacacaggatgggGAGAAAACCGCAGCTGACCCATAACAAGTTATGTAATCGACATCATCTGAAGAAACAAACCAATTATGAAACAGCTGATTTGCTTGTATTTGAtgtaaggtcaaagaaatataacccaagaaaccataatcaattcacatacccaaAATCACATAgttaatttataatctactggaaattaacctcaaaataagtagaaagacaacccaaatttaaagtatcccaatactaaatacatttttaaaacactatttaatgatgattttaacctttaaacttTAGCAGATTTTAACtccgctgaatacacacaaatcaatttttatccaattacttttagcttgaatactttttaaaacacacactaaatgtgtgaacatttgaacaTATGAACATTTGATCTTGCATTTGATGCCATAAGTAGTcagccactcaaaagctcaccggctccttcttcagtctttgcaagctttattcctgcagtctcctccttccaagctcttcaatctcgctttctcacactgctcgctcttcactgtcctgtgagtgagtgcctccaacccccctgatcgccagatcctctccacctggtgcattaaaatctcagcctccagcctgagagacacacctaaacctacctcccagccagagaggggctcggtctgcaactcaactcaacaatGGTGGAGTTTGGTTGTGTGACTTTGGTTCACAGTGGAAGATACAAAAGCTCACAAATTAAGTTACACACATGAAAGGTGGTCATTGCCTCCACTTGGGGAAACTTAGCTCTTtttgtttatattattattcttttaccATTTTTGCATGCCTACTCAAGTAGCTTTGAACTCAATACAGATCCAACTTTCCAGCCCAAACGTTTGAATTAGGGAACAACACGGTGAAAGTACTTCTGTAATTTGACAAAGTCATTCAAGATTGTACCGCTAGTACTTGAAAGTAAAGAATCTGACTAGTAATTCCGTCATTGACTGTGAATAAATTGTTATCACAAAACTGTATTTAACTTTGAACTTGATCTTTTCAGAAAAATCAGAGCCAGAAAATCAAACCAGAGTCACGACCAGTTTCCTCTCCACTCAGCAGGAGAGGTCAGAAGAACTTTGTcgtcctctttcctttcctgtcTCTGCTACGGCGTTGAACTTACATTCTTCACTTCCTTCCTCCGTAGACGACCCTCAATCCACCGCAGGCCGGCACAGCCAGTGGAACCAACAACAAGCGGCGGAGTCAGTACACAGAGAGGCTCAATTCAATCTATGGGCTCCACTGAGCTGACGACACATTTCAATGAGCGTTAAACAAGAGACAAGAAACCAAGAGCTTCAGAGGACGTCAATCACACCGATTCCTTTGTGCGTTATTACATTAAAACCAGCAGGTCACTTCAAGGACTGTTTCCACTTGTGTATTTatgcttctctttgtgtttcctaATGTTCATAATGGTTTATCTGTTGTGTGATGTGTTGAATGTTTCCATGTTTGTGGTTTATTGTGAAGGCAAAGATGTGAGTTTAACAGGCTTCAGTTGGGGGTCGGTGCCCTCTAGTGTCTCATGAGAGAATTACACAAGGTCCTTTCAAACAAAGTGCATCACATTCAGAGACCTCAGCACAGGTTTATCTCTGATCATTTCAGTGGcgtctctgagtgtgtgttgctGATTGCTGATTTCATGTAAACCAGATTGgtccatcagacaaaaacaaataaaatgtgcaatCACTTTGTTGGAACCATGCAAAGAAAGTTGTGCAAAAAGAGAACTAATATTTGCCAAAAATAGCTTAttgcagaggtcttcaacagggcgTCTGCGCTCGTACTGCAGGGGGATTGGGGGATGTTTGGTTGATTTACCATttggtaaatatatatatatatatctttttttccccacaaatttaaatgtcttctgaatcagaattgtattgtctttaacatgaatccaacatattgtagcaaacAGATAAATAAGAAgatgttatctttcagtccgcaacacacacattcaggagGGAGGAGTACACAGACCATGTTTTCTTTGCTGCAGTAGTTTTTGTTGACTGTGTTGATAAATGTCTTCTGCAGTCGAATTGCTACattacttttagctaaaagaagctattttaatttaatttaaatgaacgGAAAATGGTATTTTCTCGGTCTAAAATAAATGCTCAAAAGGTAACGCATATCTtcctaaataataataataagatcaGCATCTCTGGCTCCATTTCATGTTTTTGATCTATAAGGCTTTTCCTGTCGAGCCAGAGTGTGTAAAGGTTTGAAATAGCGTAAATATAAATGGGACACCTCTGTGCTGCAACATATCACGTCACCATAACAAGATAAAAGTATATAATAGTATaattgagggtatttatttCATACCTTTTACTCCATGTTTAAACGCCTTCCAGGCTCTTTCCTCATGAAATTAGCAGTCATTTTGGATTaggtttttaatgttttcacaaaacaacttaaatgaCTTCCATGTGAGTTTCATGTGAGTTTTCACCTTAAAGGGCTTCTGCTGTCAAGCGACAGAAGGGCTTGTCGTGGTGTAAATTTGCTCTTTGCTGCAACTTACCACATCACCTTGACAATGTCAAAAAAGATGTTGACAGGCCCAATTCTCATCTCCCAGCCGACCCCTCAGAGACTCAACTGACGTCACCTGTTTACTCGTTGTGGGCGAGGGCTTTAAATTGTGTGGATATAAAGGGGACAACACTTTGCTTCCACATGTTACGTCACAAAGACAACGTCAGAAAATATGATTTACAACTgagggtatttatttaatttttactCTATGATTCAAGCGTCTTTCAGGCgctttcacaaaaaaaatcatgcCGTTTGGGACGTGACGTcccattgcaatgacttgtgggtaattcctaGTCAGCACAATGCTAACGAACAGCTAAAGGTTAGCTCAAATTAGCTCAAATGTCTACCAGAGAGCCGCCAAACACGCAATGATTTGAATGAACTAAAGCGGGTGCGCGCCTCAATCTCCGCGGGTGCGGAAGGAGGCAGATCGGGATCGCGTGTAACGGATGACGTGATCTTGCGGCGGAGCGCGATGCTCTTATTTCTAACCACAATGATCCTGATCACAGCTGTAGACGGTACGTAGCCATGaataaatgattttcttttataCAACTAACGTCAAGGAAACGATGAGCTTTTAATGACGTGGCACCTTCGCAGCAACCATATATATCTACATGTGCAGATACATTAATTAATTATCTTtactctgttgtgttcaaaaatgaagaaacgccggacggacagaggtcatcgctgatcaaaaggttaaaatcaaatgtatttaataaaggagatgttgttgtggtaaaaagaacatctcagcaaccaacaggccccaggtcagtcctttgaccatccctagtgcccgtctgttgcctccaccagcgaactagaacaatggttcctacaggtatttataacaatgcttaaaggtgtgaaagtcagtgtccacacctctgggagtggtcttctggtgagttcaatgtaactcggatttcgaatgatccttagtcaatatcagttgttgtttaagtattacatgcatgcattccagttgattacatcaaatacaataataactgtacattggtattattctattacagttgcagagttacagtggttttacagtattgtcattactttattgattacacagtttcaaaatcatggctgtattctgatttacactatatgcatttttattaattttattaaCCGGGTCGTGTATttttttctaatatcctacaactCCTGCGGACAAACTGTTTTGGTGCTTGATTGGTTGATTGGTTTACTTACATGGTGTCTTCCCAACAGTAATAGAATATATTGATTAAATAGTAGATAAATGttgtattcacattcatttgagTTGAAGTTTTGCCTTTCATTGTACTTTCACcataatgttaaataaaattacagatcaagcttcatgggatgTGTACAAAGGATTCATTAAGATTAAGTATTGTATTTCAAACCATATATTTACTATATATAAAATTCTAACATGATTCATTAtttacacaatgtgcatgtttttatgtttcacaataaaaaattACCATTACAACAATttacacacaaactacacatgtagtatatacatacaaacaaaacgGAAACAACTTGTTAACGGATGTAAGCTGTTCTAGCCCGGATATACTTTCAGAGGAATAAAACACAGTTGGGCATCAGTTCTGCGCACTGGAACTCAATGAAAAAAGCGATAAAACTGTATTCACATCTCGGTTTCTGTACAGGACAATGGAACAGTTGAACACATTTCCTAACGTATGTTAACACAACTGACTAtttagtttacttttttttcacctGTCCCACCACACTGTGTCTGTAAATACACTTAACCATGTTCAAATGGATcactattattttattattcatcttTATCATATTAATCTAATCCATGAAGATCTGAGGCTCTGTGAACTTTGATCGCTGCTCCTTCAACTCAGTGCTTCAAAATCAACTTTCTCTGCTATTTTCTGTCTTCTCTCTGAGCTGcatgtgaaaacaaatgttttttctaaattggaagcTGGTGGGTAGGTCAAGTGCCGAATGAGTGTTTCTGCTGACACCTGACAGACGCCttgccacgcccccccccccccaaatgttCTACATGTGTACAATCAAAAAGCTAGTTTTTGAATATTAAAGGTATGATACATTTACTGTTCAATAGGTCCCCACAATGCTGAAAGTATATGCGTTCAAGACTTGTATGCACTTTTACAGAAAATTAAATGACCTTCCTATACTAAGATTGGAGATTCTGAAATTACACATCAGTCATTGTTTGGAAGTCAGCGTACATAAGACTATTTTGGATGAATCTATTAATTGGTGCAGCAAAATTATTTGGcattatttactgttttttgcTTCCTAACTAAGCATCCTATTCTTGATGAGATTTTATTTACCTTACAGCTCTCCAGGTGATTGGAGGAAACGTGACCGTGGTGGAAGGAGGGACGAGCATCTTGCCGTGTAAACTCATCAACGCTAAGGACTCCCTCACCCAGATGGCATGGAGGAAGGAACCTGAGGAGGACAATTTAATTTTGATTAAACCCATTACTGGAATGAAATTCGTCAACGGAGTGGATAAACGATTTGAATTTTTTGGGGACGTTAGCGACTACAACGGATCGCTACGGTTTTCCAACATCACTTTGAGAGATGAAGGCACCTACACGTGTATCTTCACTCTGTTCCCCTCTGGAAATGTCCAGACAAAGATACTTCTAAACGTGCTTGGTATGTTTCattgtataaatgtgtgtgagaggaaacaGCGTTGACCTTCATGCTCACATGTGGACTTCTCTAACTTGCTCTTACTCTGCTAGTGCCTCCGCTCACAAGCCTTGAGGATAATCGTCCTATTTTgggtgaagaagaagttccCCTCGTTACATGCAAGGCAGCTGGTTCCAAACCTGCTGCAGAGGTGCGTTGGCTCAAAGGTACTTTGGCAGAAAAAGTGACGGAAAGAACTCACGTCACCCGTCATGACGACGGTACGACAACCACAGTCAGCTCGCTGTCTGGAGCGCCGAGCAGAGAAATCCACGGTCACTTGGTTGAGTGTATCGTCACTAATGCAGCCCTGTCAAAAGAGGAGAGGCTGCCTTTCAACATACAGATCTACTGTGAGTACACACACGCTTCATCACGCACTTACAATGTGGAGCATTCTTCTTCATTTATCATTGGCGTTTAGGAATTTATTtcctatttaattatttttttaattattaactaattattattaattatttaatcatttaattagggggcggcacggtggcgtggtggttagcactgtcgcctcacagcaagaaggtcctgggttcgattccacccagtggccttactgtgtggagtctgcatgttctccccgtgtctgcgtgggttctcttcgggttctccggcttcctcccacagtccaaagacatgctctggggatcaggttaattggggactttaaattgcccgtagatgtgtgaatgtgagtgtgaatggttgtgtgtctctgtgttggccctgcgattggctggcgagcaatccaggatgtaccctgtctatcgcccgaagttggctgggatggactccagcccccccgcgaccctgtgtgcaggataagcggtttgacaatggatggatggatggattaattaAAAGCAGTAGATGAAGACAATGTTTGCATGTTCACCATCACATGTGTTCTCAGTTGTTTTGGCTGATTGGGTCTCTGCTGTCGCTGTGAGGTTCTAAACGATTCCCGGGATGGATATTATGCGACTAAAAAAGCCTACATTCTCACATTATTCAGGTACTATTTAATGTTGCTGAGGCGGTAAAAGCAGCAAGAAAAAAACGTCTCTACTTGTAAAGTTACAGAGCTGGAGAGATTTCTGTCTGTAATATTATGAGCACAAAACCTCTGTGAGCTCTTGATGCTGATCAACAGTTCTCTTCCTCGTGACATTCATGCTGTTATgacctctcctcttgtctcgtGGTTTTCTTGCTAGTGTTTCTTCACATTCCTGTGAAAGAAAGTAAAGGGTCAAGACTACATGAGGACAGAATTAAGACAAAGGACTTGGTCAATCCAGGAAGAGCAACATGTGTTCCATGTCATTGATCCAGTGTAGAAGGACTGAAGTCAGTTGACACGCTCAGGTTACTCGTTGGTTCTCTGAGCACAAAAATGTCCGTACACACCGACAGCGATTGGTAACCAAGAATGTACGAGCTCCATCATGGAGACCTACTGGAATGTTATTTTtctactcctcttcctctggtttTTCCAATGGTTAAACTCAATGAGCAATTATTCCTCTTCATCGGCACCATTTCCTGAACTACTCTAttcctgtttcctctgcagccaAACACAACCTGCCACCACAGCAGCATCGCCAGCTGTTTTTCTTACTGACTGGCACATTTAACACAGGCAGGCAAGTTTATTTATAGAGCAACAACAAGGCAGTTCagagtgcttcacataaaactggtaaaaacatcaaaacaggAAGCAAAAGGAAATTGGAAAACAATTGAGATCATTGATTAAAACgttaaaaacagacatttaaacaataaacaagctAAATATCAGCATGGGGCCGTGCATTTCATACCTGGGTCTTCTGTTCTGTCTTACTGTAGTTGAATAACCTCATTATGACGCCACGGTTACAGCTTACTATTTGATTTGTATGAACACCTCATATTCACATAACACTGTAacatttaaagagaaataaaatgtcacGTGAAAACTCTGCACACTCAAGCGAACGAGCCATTCACTACTTACGATTCTTTGTTAGTGCCTGAACCTCTTTCTAATTCACATAACTAAAAGGATtttaaatctgttttttcagGTTCCAGAACCAAGGTTCTGAACTTTCTTTAGTTCCCTGATCACGGTGACACACATTTTTAGCTTGTGGTATTTTTGTTCCTCAAgccaaataaatgtaattaatgCCACATCTTATTACGCATTGTAATTATCAGTCACTGTATGTGGCAAAACTGAAACCCCTAATAATCTAATCCAACTAGGAAGAAAGGAATGGCTTGTCCGTGTGTTGAGAACCAGTTACTAAATCTACTTGGTGGGcagatgttttccttttttttctc
The window above is part of the Gasterosteus aculeatus chromosome 16, fGasAcu3.hap1.1, whole genome shotgun sequence genome. Proteins encoded here:
- the LOC120834313 gene encoding nectin-1 isoform X21 translates to MLLFLTTMILITAVDALQVIGGNVTVVEGGTSILPCKLINAKDSLTQMAWRKEPEEDNLILIKPITGMKFVNGVDKRFEFFGDVSDYNGSLRFSNITLRDEGTYTCIFTLFPSGNVQTKILLNVLVPPLTSLEDNRPILGEEEVPLVTCKAAGSKPAAEVRWLKGTLAEKVTERTHVTRHDDGTTTTVSSLSGAPSREIHGHLVECIVTNAALSKEERLPFNIQIYFPPTEVNISKKSEDAFECETEANPHAQFIWSRSDRSGLQSAVRVEGAALRFLSMTSDLNGLYQCEASNLYGKKHSYIYVHVTSEVCRACWILFVILIIMMLVGVSALCYMYKTGKFIRVFIRDRTGEDTRAETATVQELEPLEVVEEHVEATS
- the LOC120834313 gene encoding nectin-1 isoform X13 codes for the protein MKRKMRAARISLCDFSFTVYEVMDDSFFTARLLVWTTFILSTHVEALQVIGGNVTVVEGGTSILPCKLINAKDSLTQMAWRKEPEEDNLILIKPITGMKFVNGVDKRFEFFGDVSDYNGSLRFSNITLRDEGTYTCIFTLFPSGNVQTKILLNVLVPPLTSLEDNRPILGEEEVPLVTCKAAGSKPAAEVRWLKGTLAEKVTERTHVTRHDDGTTTTVSSLSGAPSREIHGHLVECIVTNAALSKEERLPFNIQIYFPPTEVNISKKSEDAFECETEANPHAQFIWSRSDRSGLQSAVRVEGAALRFLSMTSDLNGLYQCEASNLYGKKHSYIYVHVTSEVCRACWILFVILIIMMLVGVSALCYMYKTGKFIRDRTGEDTRAETATVQELEPLEVVEEHVEATS
- the LOC120834313 gene encoding nectin-1 isoform X26, translating into MKRKMRAARISLCDFSFTVYEVMDDSFFTARLLVWTTFILSTHVEALQVIGGNVTVVEGGTSILPCKLINAKDSLTQMAWRKEPEEDNLILIKPITGMKFVNGVDKRFEFFGDVSDYNGSLRFSNITLRDEGTYTCIFTLFPSGNVQTKILLNVLVPPLTSLEDNRPILGEEEVPLVTCKAAGSKPAAEVRWLKGTLAEKVTERTHVTRHDDGTTTTVSSLSGAPSREIHGHLVECIVTNAALSKEERLPFNIQIYFPPTEVNISKKSEDAFECETEANPHAQFIWSRSDRSGLQSAVRVEGAALRFLSMTSDLNGLYQCEASNLYGKKHSYIYVHVTSGFIMFLNLLV
- the LOC120834317 gene encoding uncharacterized protein LOC120834317, translating into MVIMFHLNQAALLSITLFMMCQVSADSNAVEQRKISVYRGESVTFTCNVSKTKVSQIQWTKDRLSFVFEVSSNKTVSNFTSHRLTIDTNFPSKMNISNVQPDDAGIYRCTLYEEKRTRSIEWNLTVSEEHEEFSYLWLYITTATGSLLSFFITAVCLYRKIRARKSNQSHDQFPLHSAGETTLNPPQAGTASGTNNKRRSQYTERLNSIYGLH
- the LOC120834313 gene encoding nectin-1 isoform X18, whose protein sequence is MKRKMRAARISLCDFSFTVYEVMDDSFFTARLLVWTTFILSTHVEALQVIGGNVTVVEGGTSILPCKLINAKDSLTQMAWRKEPEEDNLILIKPITGMKFVNGVDKRFEFFGDVSDYNGSLRFSNITLRDEGTYTCIFTLFPSGNVQTKILLNVLVPPLTSLEDNRPILGEEEVPLVTCKAAGSKPAAEVRWLKGTLAEKVTERTHVTRHDDGTTTTVSSLSGAPSREIHGHLVECIVTNAALSKEERLPFNIQIYFPPTEVNISKKSEDAFECETEANPHAQFIWSRSDRSGLQSAVRVEGAALRFLSMTSDLNGLYQCEASNLYGKKHSYIYVHVTSGEVDLYLDVSFRVSVLLFLFVCFDFRVKMCFHFFCPSITKREIAVK
- the LOC120834313 gene encoding nectin-1 isoform X22 codes for the protein MLLFLTTMILITAVDALQVIGGNVTVVEGGTSILPCKLINAKDSLTQMAWRKEPEEDNLILIKPITGMKFVNGVDKRFEFFGDVSDYNGSLRFSNITLRDEGTYTCIFTLFPSGNVQTKILLNVLVPPLTSLEDNRPILGEEEVPLVTCKAAGSKPAAEVRWLKGTLAEKVTERTHVTRHDDGTTTTVSSLSGAPSREIHGHLVECIVTNAALSKEERLPFNIQIYFPPTEVNISKKSEDAFECETEANPHAQFIWSRSDRSGLQSAVRVEGAALRFLSMTSDLNGLYQCEASNLYGKKHSYIYVHVTSEVCRACWILFVILIIMMLVGVSALCYMYKTGKFIRDRTGEDTRAETATVQELEPLEVVEEHVEATS
- the LOC120834313 gene encoding nectin-1 isoform X12, which encodes MKRKMRAARISLCDFSFTVYEVMDDSFFTARLLVWTTFILSTHVEALQVIGGNVTVVEGGTSILPCKLINAKDSLTQMAWRKEPEEDNLILIKPITGMKFVNGVDKRFEFFGDVSDYNGSLRFSNITLRDEGTYTCIFTLFPSGNVQTKILLNVLVPPLTSLEDNRPILGEEEVPLVTCKAAGSKPAAEVRWLKGTLAEKVTERTHVTRHDDGTTTTVSSLSGAPSREIHGHLVECIVTNAALSKEERLPFNIQIYFPPTEVNISKKSEDAFECETEANPHAQFIWSRSDRSGLQSAVRVEGAALRFLSMTSDLNGLYQCEASNLYGKKHSYIYVHVTSEVCRACWILFVILIIMMLVGVSALCYMYKTGKFIRVFIRDRTGEDTRAETATVQELEPLEVVEEHVEATS
- the LOC120834313 gene encoding nectin-1 isoform X28 translates to MAWRKEPEEDNLILIKPITGMKFVNGVDKRFEFFGDVSDYNGSLRFSNITLRDEGTYTCIFTLFPSGNVQTKILLNVLVPPLTSLEDNRPILGEEEVPLVTCKAAGSKPAAEVRWLKGTLAEKVTERTHVTRHDDGTTTTVSSLSGAPSREIHGHLVECIVTNAALSKEERLPFNIQIYFPPTEVNISKKSEDAFECETEANPHAQFIWSRSDRSGLQSAVRVEGAALRFLSMTSDLNGLYQCEASNLYGKKHSYIYVHVTSEVCRACWILFVILIIMMLVGVSALCYMYKTGKFIRVFIRDRTGEDTRAETATVQELEPLEVVEEHVEATS